The Pelmatolapia mariae isolate MD_Pm_ZW linkage group LG10_11, Pm_UMD_F_2, whole genome shotgun sequence genome includes a region encoding these proteins:
- the LOC134636036 gene encoding CTP synthase 1 encodes MKYILVTGGVISGIGKGIIASSVGTILKSCGLHVTAIKIDPYINIDAGTFSPYEHGEVFVLDDGGEVDLDLGNYERFLDIRLIRDNNITTGKIYQSVINKERKGDYLGKTVQVVPHITDAIQEWVMKQATISVDEDGVEPQVCVIELGGTVGDIESMPFIEAFRQFQFKVKRENFCNIHVSLIPQPNTTGEQKTKPTQNSVRELRGLGLSADLIVCRCATPLETSVKEKISMFCHVEPTQVICVHDVSSIYRVPLLLEDQGVVSYLCERLNLPIEMRPRKMFTKWKEMADRSDRLLEHVSIALVGKYTKLADSYTSVIKALEHSALAINHKLEVKYIDSADLETTTLQDDPVKYHEAWQKLCSAHGVLVPGGFGARGTEGKMQAISWARKQNKPFLGVCLGMQLAVCEFARSVLGWEDANSTEFNPESKHPVVIDMPEHNPGQMGGTMRLGKRRTIFSSSTSVLRKLYGDVEYVDERHRHRFEVNPELKHHFEQKGLQFVGQDVEGERMEVIELEDHCYFVGVQYHPEFTSRPIKPSPPYFGLLLASAGKLQSYLAKGCRLSPRDTYSDHSGSSSPEMDMRELKFLSL; translated from the exons ATGAAGTACATCCTGGTTACTGGTGGCGTTATATCTGGTATTGGTAAGGGCATCATTGCCAGCAGTGTGGGAACAATCCTTAAGTCCTGCGGTCTTCATGTCACAGCCATCAAAATCGACCCATATATCAATATTGATGCTGGAACCTTTTCACCCTATGAGCACG GTGAAGTGTTTGTTCTCGATGATGGTGGGGAAGTGGATCTAGATTTGGGTAACTATGAGCGTTTCCTGGACATCCGCCTTATCAGAGATAACAACATCACAACTGGAAAGATCTATCAATCGGTAATCAACAAGGAGAGAAAAGGAGACTACCTGGGCAAGACTGTACAAG tgGTGCCACACATCACAGATGCTATCCAGGAATGGGTAATGAAGCAGGCAACTATTTCAGTGGATGAGGACGGTGTGGAGCCTCAAGTTTGTGTCATAGAG CTAGGAGGCACAGTGGGGGACATCGAGAGCATGCCTTTTATTGAAGCTTTCAGACAGTTCCAGTTCAAGGTCAAAAGGGAGAACTTCTGCAACATCCATGTCAGCTTGATACCACAG CCCAATACCACAGGGGAGCAGAAAACCAAACCAACCCAGAACAGCGTCCGGGAACTCAGAGGGCTGGGATTGTCTGCAGATTTG ATTGTTTGTCGCTGTGCAACTCCTCTAGAAACATCTGTCAAGGAAAAGATCTCCATGTTTTGTCATGTGGAGCCCACACAG GTGATCTGTGTCCACGATGTCTCCTCAATTTATAGAGTTCCTCTGCTGCTGGAGGATCAGGGTGTTGTGAGCTACTTGTGCGAGCGGTTGAACTTGCCCATTGAGATGAGACCCAGAAAGATGTTCACAAAGTGGAAGGAGATGGCTGACCG ATCCGACCGTCTCTTGGAGCATGTTTCCATAGCCCTGGTGGGAAAATATACAAAGTTAGCTGACTCCTACACATCTGTTATTAAGGCCCTAGAGCACTCAGCCCTTGCCATTAATCACAAACTAGAGGTCAAG TACATAGACTCTGCAGATTTGGAGACTACTACCCTGCAAGATGATCCAGTGAAATATCACGAGGCCTGGCAGAAACTCTGCAGTGCTCA TGGTGTCTTGGTGCCAGGAGGTTTTGGTGCAAGAGGAACAGAAGGCAAGATGCAGGCTATTTCTTGGGCACGGAAACAGAATAAGCCATTCCTGG GCGTTTGTTTGGGCATGCAGCTGGCAGTGTGTGAGTTTGCCCGCAGTGTTCTTGGATGGGAAG ATGCCAACTCCACAGAATTTAATCCAGAATCCAAACACCCTGTG GTAATTGACATGCCAGAACACAACCCAGGCCAGATGGGTGGGACTATGAGGTTGGGAAAGAGGCGGACCATTTTCTCATCCAGCACCAGTGTGCTGA GAAAGCTATATGGAGATGTGGAATATGTTGACGAACGGCACAGACACAGATTTGAG GTGAATCCAGAGCTGAAGCACCACTTTGAACAAAAAGGACTTCAGTTTGTTGGTCAGGATGTGGAAGGAGAGCGAATGGAAGTCATTGAATTAGAGG aCCACTGTTACTTTGTTGGAGTGCAGTATCATCCAGAGTTCACCTCCAGACCTATCAAACCTTCTCCTCCATACTTTGGTCTCCTGCTGGCCTCTGCAGGAAAACTCCAGAGCTACCTGGCCAAGGGCTGTCGCCTTTCTCCACG GGACACCTACAGTGATCACAGTGGTAGCAGCTCTCCTGAGATGGACATGCGTGAGCTGAAGTTCCTGTCTTTGTAG